One Prolixibacteraceae bacterium DNA segment encodes these proteins:
- a CDS encoding DUF4492 domain-containing protein has product MNIFKRVFSFYYEGFKSMTWGKQAWAVILLKLFVMFFVLKLFFFPNKLNTEFSTDKERSAHVIDNLTNIQTDINND; this is encoded by the coding sequence ATGAATATCTTTAAAAGAGTTTTTAGTTTTTACTATGAGGGATTTAAGTCAATGACTTGGGGTAAGCAGGCATGGGCTGTAATCTTGTTAAAGCTATTTGTTATGTTTTTTGTGTTGAAGCTCTTTTTCTTCCCAAATAAGTTAAATACTGAGTTCTCAACAGATAAAGAGCGTAGCGCTCATGTAATTGATAATTTGACAAACATTCAAACAGATATAAATAATGATTGA
- a CDS encoding queuosine precursor transporter has product MNNAIMWLIMLLANFILIVLAYKIFGKRGLLVWIPISTIIANIQVIQTVHLFGMIATLGNIVYASSFLVTDILSENYGKRDANQAVWIGFFSLISMVILMNLALLFEPLEGDVLSTKTHESLEMIFNLMPRIAIASLLSYVISQKHDVWAFHFWKRYFPKENQLWIRNNLSTMVSQLIDSGFFTLAAFYGVFSHNDLIQIFVSTYLLKFVVAAADTPFVYLARRIKKKNSFFYDETLR; this is encoded by the coding sequence ATGAATAATGCAATTATGTGGCTAATCATGTTATTAGCCAATTTTATACTAATCGTTCTAGCATATAAAATATTTGGCAAAAGAGGTCTTTTAGTTTGGATTCCTATATCCACTATCATTGCAAATATACAAGTAATTCAAACAGTACATCTATTTGGAATGATAGCGACATTGGGGAATATTGTATATGCCTCCTCTTTTCTTGTTACAGATATACTCTCGGAAAACTATGGAAAGAGGGATGCAAACCAAGCTGTATGGATAGGGTTCTTCAGTCTAATATCCATGGTAATTCTAATGAACCTAGCACTTTTATTTGAACCACTTGAGGGAGATGTTTTGTCTACTAAAACACACGAATCTCTTGAGATGATATTTAACTTGATGCCTCGCATTGCAATTGCGAGTCTATTGTCATATGTTATCTCTCAAAAGCACGATGTTTGGGCATTTCATTTTTGGAAGAGATACTTTCCTAAAGAGAATCAATTGTGGATAAGAAATAACCTGTCCACGATGGTATCACAGCTTATAGACAGTGGTTTTTTCACACTCGCTGCATTCTATGGTGTATTTTCACATAATGATCTCATTCAGATCTTTGTCTCTACCTATCTACTTAAATTTGTAGTAGCTGCCGCAGATACTCCATTTGTGTACTTAGCACGACGAATAAAGAAAAAAAACAGCTTCTTCTACGATGAAACATTACGATAA
- a CDS encoding Bax inhibitor-1/YccA family protein, whose product MENRWMQRDASEARSAFMQKVYAWMFSALLITAGVAYLSASSSTIIGLVYSSGFGVFPLIIAELALVYYISSRIDRLSSDRARLLFFIYAALNGVTLGIIFLVYTSGSIYNTFLITAAMFGLMSLYGYMTKKDLSSIGNIAFMALIGVIIASVVNMFLNSEALYWIISYVGVILFTGLTAYDTQKIKHMYEVTAHDPEGVNKVAILGALTLYLDFINLFLYLLRFFGRRD is encoded by the coding sequence ATGGAAAATAGATGGATGCAACGTGATGCTTCAGAAGCACGTTCTGCTTTTATGCAGAAAGTTTATGCATGGATGTTCTCTGCTCTTTTAATTACAGCAGGTGTTGCCTATTTGAGTGCCTCTTCGAGTACTATAATTGGTTTAGTTTATAGTAGTGGTTTTGGTGTATTCCCTCTTATCATAGCAGAATTGGCATTGGTTTATTATATCTCTAGCCGTATTGATCGCCTGTCATCCGATCGTGCTCGTTTGTTGTTCTTTATATATGCAGCATTGAATGGGGTTACATTGGGAATTATATTCTTAGTCTATACCAGTGGCTCCATTTATAATACATTCTTGATCACTGCTGCGATGTTTGGGTTGATGAGTCTATATGGTTATATGACCAAAAAAGATTTATCTTCTATAGGTAATATTGCTTTTATGGCGCTTATCGGTGTTATAATTGCTTCTGTTGTCAATATGTTTTTGAATAGCGAAGCTTTATATTGGATCATTAGTTATGTAGGAGTGATTCTTTTTACTGGATTGACAGCTTATGATACACAGAAGATTAAACATATGTATGAAGTGACTGCCCATGACCCAGAAGGAGTAAATAAGGTCGCTATATTAGGTGCTTTAACTTTATACCTTGATTTTATTAACCTATTCTTGTATCTACTTCGCTTTTTTGGAAGAAGAGACTAG
- a CDS encoding MATE family efflux transporter — protein sequence MNRKILSLAIPNIISNITVPLLSLVDLALMGHLDSDIYIGAISLGGVLFNFIYWAFNFLRMGTSGLTGQAYGANDHKRVNHLLYQSLLVSLMIAVSLIVLQRPIEWLSFNLLEGSQEVKDSARIYFQIRIWAAPATLGLYALNGWLVGMKNAKISMIVAILVNIVNIVLNSLFVLVLGLTSDGVALATVISQYVGLIVTAVLIYRNFNAWIGWTHLKSYLDLGDLKRFFSLNKDIFIRTLCIIIVFTFFTSKSAGVNDQVLAANTLLLQFMMFFSFFMDGFAFAGESLSANLYGAKKVESFYKLLKLLFLWGICLSILFSLVYGLLGKSILSILTNNNEVIGVASDYIGWVVLVPVLSFSAYIWDAIYIGVTSSKAMKDTMLMSTLLLFFPVWYFCKPWFGNHALWFAMISFMFGRGLFQTIWSKKAVFSKLRTL from the coding sequence TTGAACAGAAAAATATTGTCGTTGGCTATTCCCAACATTATAAGTAATATCACGGTACCTCTTTTATCGCTAGTAGACCTAGCTTTAATGGGCCATCTTGATTCTGATATATATATTGGAGCGATCTCATTGGGAGGGGTGTTGTTTAACTTTATCTATTGGGCATTCAATTTTCTACGAATGGGAACGAGTGGGCTTACTGGCCAAGCCTATGGAGCAAATGATCACAAACGAGTGAATCATCTGTTATATCAATCGCTGCTTGTCTCTTTAATGATTGCAGTTTCCCTAATCGTGTTACAAAGACCTATCGAATGGTTGAGTTTTAATTTGTTAGAGGGGAGTCAGGAGGTTAAGGATTCTGCGAGAATCTATTTTCAGATACGTATTTGGGCAGCTCCTGCCACTTTAGGACTGTATGCGTTAAATGGCTGGCTCGTCGGAATGAAAAATGCAAAGATCTCTATGATCGTTGCGATTCTTGTCAATATTGTAAATATCGTTCTAAACTCTTTGTTTGTTCTTGTTTTGGGACTTACGTCTGATGGAGTTGCTCTTGCAACAGTAATTTCACAATATGTTGGACTTATTGTTACTGCTGTTTTAATCTATAGGAACTTCAATGCATGGATTGGTTGGACTCATTTAAAATCTTATTTAGACCTGGGAGACTTAAAACGATTCTTTTCTTTAAATAAAGATATATTTATTAGAACTCTTTGTATTATAATTGTCTTTACTTTTTTTACTTCGAAGTCTGCTGGGGTGAACGATCAAGTGTTGGCTGCAAATACTCTACTTCTTCAGTTTATGATGTTTTTCTCTTTCTTTATGGATGGGTTTGCTTTTGCAGGGGAGTCTCTCTCTGCGAACTTATATGGTGCTAAGAAAGTTGAATCGTTTTACAAACTGTTAAAACTTCTCTTTTTATGGGGAATTTGTTTATCTATCCTCTTCTCGCTTGTATATGGATTATTAGGGAAATCAATATTGTCTATATTAACAAATAATAATGAGGTAATTGGGGTTGCAAGTGATTATATTGGTTGGGTCGTATTGGTCCCAGTTCTTAGTTTTTCTGCCTATATTTGGGATGCAATCTATATTGGTGTGACTTCGTCAAAAGCGATGAAGGACACCATGTTAATGTCAACGCTATTGTTGTTTTTCCCTGTTTGGTATTTTTGTAAACCTTGGTTTGGTAATCATGCTTTGTGGTTTGCGATGATTTCTTTTATGTTTGGAAGAGGTTTATTTCAAACTATCTGGTCGAAGAAGGCTGTGTTTAGTAAGTTACGAACTTTATAA
- a CDS encoding endonuclease: MIRTFTLFLLLFSVLTGFAQAPDGYYKDAEGKAGKELKVSLFNIIKDHHSLNYDDLYNAYKKTDAREDDPSKVLDMYTDIPGGTPKYTFTHINDTGSSEKAEGGSYNREHTVPQSWFNKATPMRTDLFHVYPSDTWVNNRRNNYPHADVAKATLTTSNGSKVGSCADEGFTGTVFEPIDEYKGDIARSYLYMVTRYNDRVSKWTTYSSAGAWVFTGKDYPSIKPWYIKVLLKWHNNDPVSAREIKRNNEVYKIQHNRNPFIDHPEYVESIWGVSRPYFESVTHQDQSFVSGKVSFNAKYQSKDGVKTLSVNWGETKENLDNEKEITPNETGNYSLDINKTAKCLFFQITLVDNKDKSIKSQVYEIGNSDLKPTVLFLDELNTDASSFTVYMKEGGKKPYYLYHDVLRFNGYKGKKPTDEWAVIKKIDISKVKNFIFSTDIKTRFTDKGNSKPFAIYYSYDYQDGTPEEHGTWKEMNLDLPVQNSNSWKKDIKSDVIETGTNKDLYIAFHYTTSGTGNGETSMWDIGRIEVTGDKKSTAVNDWKMNLMIQILPNPALDFISIQNRSDNKIVKMDIINIMGLQVSQQNISSENSRIDISELTPGLYLIKLHTYNGETIVKKIIKR, encoded by the coding sequence ATGATCAGAACTTTTACTTTATTTTTATTATTATTTTCAGTTCTAACTGGATTTGCACAAGCACCTGATGGGTACTACAAAGATGCAGAAGGAAAAGCAGGAAAAGAGTTGAAGGTTTCTCTTTTTAACATTATCAAAGACCATCATTCATTAAATTACGATGATCTTTACAATGCTTATAAGAAAACTGATGCTCGAGAAGATGATCCTTCTAAAGTTTTAGACATGTATACGGATATTCCAGGTGGGACTCCAAAATACACTTTCACCCATATCAATGATACTGGTAGCAGCGAAAAAGCAGAAGGTGGAAGCTACAATCGAGAACACACTGTTCCTCAAAGTTGGTTCAATAAAGCAACGCCAATGAGAACCGATTTATTTCATGTATATCCATCAGACACATGGGTAAACAACAGAAGAAATAACTATCCACATGCAGATGTTGCCAAGGCAACGCTAACCACTTCTAATGGATCGAAGGTAGGATCATGTGCTGATGAGGGGTTCACAGGCACAGTATTTGAACCTATTGATGAATACAAAGGAGACATTGCTAGAAGTTACCTTTATATGGTCACAAGATATAATGATAGAGTGTCTAAATGGACTACTTATAGTAGTGCAGGAGCATGGGTTTTTACTGGAAAAGACTACCCTTCAATAAAACCTTGGTACATTAAAGTGCTTTTAAAGTGGCATAATAACGATCCTGTAAGTGCAAGAGAGATCAAAAGAAATAATGAGGTTTATAAAATTCAGCATAATAGAAATCCATTTATTGATCATCCAGAGTATGTCGAAAGTATCTGGGGAGTATCTAGACCATATTTTGAGTCTGTTACACACCAAGATCAATCATTTGTAAGTGGTAAAGTATCATTCAATGCAAAATATCAGAGTAAGGATGGAGTCAAAACATTGTCTGTAAATTGGGGAGAGACAAAAGAGAACCTAGATAATGAAAAGGAGATCACTCCAAATGAAACAGGAAATTACTCCTTAGATATTAACAAAACAGCAAAATGTTTATTCTTCCAAATTACTCTTGTAGATAATAAAGACAAAAGCATCAAATCTCAAGTCTATGAAATTGGTAATTCAGACCTTAAACCAACAGTACTTTTCTTAGATGAATTAAATACAGATGCAAGTAGTTTTACTGTCTATATGAAAGAAGGTGGTAAAAAACCTTATTACCTATATCACGATGTTTTACGTTTTAATGGATATAAAGGAAAAAAACCAACTGATGAGTGGGCTGTAATTAAAAAGATCGACATCTCAAAAGTAAAGAACTTTATTTTCTCAACAGACATTAAAACAAGATTCACAGACAAAGGCAATTCGAAGCCTTTTGCCATCTACTATTCATATGACTATCAAGATGGAACCCCTGAAGAACACGGGACATGGAAAGAGATGAATCTTGATTTGCCAGTACAAAATTCAAATAGTTGGAAAAAAGATATCAAATCGGATGTGATTGAGACAGGAACCAATAAAGATCTCTATATAGCATTTCACTATACCACTTCTGGTACAGGTAATGGGGAGACATCGATGTGGGATATAGGTAGAATTGAAGTTACAGGCGACAAAAAATCGACCGCTGTGAATGATTGGAAAATGAACTTGATGATTCAAATTCTTCCAAACCCTGCATTAGACTTTATTTCAATCCAAAACAGATCAGATAATAAGATCGTGAAAATGGATATCATCAACATCATGGGCCTACAAGTAAGTCAACAAAATATTTCCTCAGAGAATAGTCGAATCGATATCTCAGAATTGACTCCAGGGCTTTACTTAATAAAACTACACACCTATAATGGAGAAACAATTGTAAAGAAGATTATCAAAAGATAG
- a CDS encoding cytochrome ubiquinol oxidase subunit I, whose amino-acid sequence MIDTLDLSTVDWSRAQFALTAMYHWLFVPLTLGITFLLAIMETIYYKTGNPEWKRATKFWMKLFGINFAIGVSTGIILEFEFGTNWSNYSWFVGDIFGAPLAIEGMLAFFMESTFIAVMFFGWNKVSKGFHLASTWLTAIGANLSALWILIANAWMQNPVGMQFNPDTARNEMMNFWEVALSPMAINKVVHTIGSGLVTGSVFILGISCWFLLRKREVAFAKRSIMVASIFGLISSLFVAGTGDGSGQMVAKHQPMKFAAMEGLYKGQEGAPLIAFGVLSNDKVNDHSTREADKFAFKFEIPKAGSLLAFHDPNAYLPGVYDILDGVPERGLLSTTEKIERGRLAIKTLKDYKIAKKEKNEAVSSQLREKFMSEDFQNNYFKYFGYGYFNNPEDIIPNVPLTFYSFHIMVGLGTFFIALFALALFLAIKRKLTKYKWFYYLSLLALPLVYVAGEAGWVVAEVGRQPWVIQDLMPTIAAVTNIDSSAVIVTFCLFAIVFTFLLIAEIMIMVKQIKIGPEK is encoded by the coding sequence ATGATTGACACTTTAGACTTATCTACGGTTGACTGGTCCAGAGCCCAGTTTGCACTTACAGCCATGTACCATTGGTTGTTTGTACCCTTAACTTTAGGGATCACGTTTCTGTTAGCTATAATGGAGACGATCTACTATAAAACAGGAAATCCTGAGTGGAAGAGAGCCACTAAGTTTTGGATGAAGTTATTTGGGATTAACTTTGCAATAGGGGTATCTACGGGTATTATTTTAGAGTTCGAGTTTGGAACAAATTGGTCAAACTACTCTTGGTTTGTAGGAGATATTTTTGGGGCACCATTGGCTATTGAGGGAATGCTTGCATTTTTTATGGAGTCTACATTTATTGCTGTGATGTTCTTCGGATGGAACAAGGTAAGTAAGGGATTCCATCTTGCATCTACATGGTTGACAGCTATTGGAGCTAACTTATCCGCATTATGGATTCTAATTGCAAATGCGTGGATGCAGAATCCTGTTGGAATGCAGTTTAATCCCGACACTGCTAGAAATGAGATGATGAACTTTTGGGAAGTCGCTTTAAGTCCTATGGCTATTAATAAAGTGGTGCATACGATTGGATCAGGTTTGGTTACAGGAAGTGTTTTTATTCTTGGTATCTCTTGCTGGTTTCTTTTGAGAAAGAGGGAAGTGGCTTTTGCGAAAAGAAGCATCATGGTAGCAAGTATCTTTGGACTTATAAGTTCGCTTTTTGTTGCAGGTACAGGAGATGGATCTGGACAGATGGTTGCAAAACACCAGCCTATGAAGTTTGCCGCAATGGAAGGTCTTTATAAAGGACAAGAGGGAGCTCCTCTGATCGCTTTTGGTGTTCTTTCGAATGACAAAGTAAATGATCACTCTACAAGAGAAGCAGACAAGTTCGCATTCAAATTCGAGATTCCTAAAGCTGGTTCTCTTTTGGCATTTCATGATCCAAATGCATATTTACCTGGAGTGTATGATATATTAGATGGTGTTCCTGAAAGAGGATTATTGTCTACAACAGAAAAGATTGAACGAGGTCGTTTGGCTATTAAGACTTTAAAAGATTACAAGATAGCTAAGAAGGAGAAAAATGAGGCTGTGTCTTCTCAATTGAGAGAAAAGTTTATGAGTGAAGATTTCCAAAATAATTATTTCAAGTATTTTGGTTATGGATATTTTAATAATCCTGAGGATATTATTCCCAATGTACCACTAACATTTTATAGCTTTCATATAATGGTTGGACTAGGGACTTTTTTTATTGCACTTTTTGCTTTGGCTCTATTCCTTGCTATTAAAAGAAAACTAACCAAATATAAATGGTTCTATTATCTTTCGTTACTTGCCTTGCCTTTAGTATACGTTGCAGGGGAAGCAGGATGGGTCGTTGCAGAAGTTGGACGTCAACCTTGGGTGATTCAAGACTTGATGCCTACTATTGCAGCTGTCACAAATATTGATTCGAGTGCTGTAATAGTTACTTTTTGCCTTTTTGCAATTGTATTTACTTTTCTACTAATTGCAGAGATTATGATTATGGTTAAACAAATAAAAATTGGCCCAGAGAAATAG
- a CDS encoding cytochrome d ubiquinol oxidase subunit II yields MLGFLSYSFLQHYWWAIISLLGSLLVFLLFVQGGQSMIFSFAKTETEKTLLINALGRKWEFTFTTLVTFGGAFFASFPLFYSTSFGGAYWAWMALLFCFILQAVSYEFRKRPNNFLGAKTFEVFLLINGVLATILIGTVVGTFFTGANFSHNEMNFSKWEHPMGGLEAIFNYINVSLGLAVFFLSRVLALHYFKNSISHDAFDRRFSKSILMNAVPFLIFFLTFLISILFIDGRGYDAQGFVSVVPHKYLYNLLEMPLNTAILLIGVVLVLYGIFSSLRFPKRQNAIWFSGSGTVLTVFSLLILSGYNNTCYYPSNVDMQSSLNITNSCSSEYTLTVMSWVSLIVPFVVAYIAYAWRAINKTDITEDEVTGHGDTHIY; encoded by the coding sequence ATGTTAGGATTTTTATCGTATAGTTTCTTACAACATTATTGGTGGGCAATTATTTCCCTATTAGGAAGTTTGTTGGTTTTCTTGCTTTTTGTACAAGGAGGACAATCGATGATTTTCTCTTTTGCGAAGACTGAAACGGAGAAGACTCTATTAATTAATGCCCTTGGTCGAAAGTGGGAGTTTACATTTACAACTCTAGTAACTTTTGGTGGTGCATTTTTTGCATCTTTTCCGTTGTTTTACTCGACGAGTTTTGGTGGAGCATATTGGGCTTGGATGGCTTTGCTGTTCTGTTTTATTTTACAAGCAGTTTCGTATGAATTTAGAAAACGTCCAAACAATTTTTTAGGAGCTAAAACATTTGAGGTGTTTTTGCTAATAAATGGTGTTCTTGCTACAATTCTTATCGGTACTGTAGTTGGTACATTTTTCACTGGTGCAAATTTTTCTCATAATGAGATGAACTTCTCTAAATGGGAGCATCCAATGGGAGGATTAGAGGCCATTTTTAATTATATCAACGTATCTCTAGGTTTGGCTGTTTTCTTCTTATCAAGAGTTTTGGCATTACACTATTTTAAGAATAGTATAAGTCATGATGCATTTGATCGTAGATTTTCGAAATCGATATTAATGAATGCGGTTCCATTCTTGATCTTTTTCTTAACCTTTTTAATCTCTATCTTGTTTATAGACGGAAGAGGATATGATGCTCAAGGTTTTGTTTCTGTAGTACCTCATAAATATTTATATAATTTACTTGAGATGCCATTAAATACAGCGATTCTTTTGATTGGTGTTGTACTTGTTCTTTATGGTATCTTCTCTTCACTAAGATTTCCAAAAAGACAGAATGCAATTTGGTTTTCAGGGTCAGGAACAGTCTTGACTGTTTTTTCTTTATTGATCCTTTCAGGTTATAATAATACTTGTTATTACCCTTCGAATGTAGATATGCAGTCTTCATTAAATATTACCAATAGTTGTTCTTCAGAGTATACTTTAACTGTAATGAGTTGGGTTTCGTTGATTGTTCCTTTTGTTGTTGCATATATTGCATATGCGTGGAGGGCCATTAATAAGACTGATATTACAGAGGATGAGGTTACTGGACATGGAGATACACACATTTATTAA
- a CDS encoding Crp/Fnr family transcriptional regulator — MFNSNFDLEGHFEERESIFTVLSPEELKELEKARQVIRCRRNEIIYKEGDTPTGMVYLHEGKVKIYKEGVGGREQIIRMVKSRGLVGFRSLLAGENHISSAVALEESIVHCIPEDFLFNTLLKNNNFSLRLLQNLAQELGFSNKRTISLTQKHIRGRLAESLLLLRDKYGFENDQTTLKVYLSREDIANLSNMTTSNAIRTLSTFANEKVIAIDGRKIRLTDVNALEKISMLG, encoded by the coding sequence ATGTTTAATTCAAATTTTGATTTAGAGGGTCACTTTGAAGAGAGAGAAAGCATATTTACAGTTTTGTCACCTGAAGAACTTAAAGAATTAGAGAAAGCACGTCAAGTTATTCGCTGTCGTCGCAATGAAATAATCTACAAAGAAGGTGACACTCCTACAGGTATGGTTTACCTCCATGAGGGCAAAGTAAAAATATACAAAGAGGGCGTAGGAGGTCGAGAACAGATTATCCGAATGGTAAAATCTAGAGGCTTAGTAGGCTTTAGATCATTGCTTGCTGGGGAAAATCACATCTCATCTGCTGTTGCTTTAGAAGAAAGTATTGTACACTGTATCCCAGAAGACTTTCTATTTAACACTTTGCTCAAAAACAATAACTTCTCATTACGTTTGCTTCAGAACCTTGCACAAGAACTAGGTTTCTCCAATAAACGTACGATTAGTTTGACCCAAAAACATATTCGTGGAAGGTTAGCTGAAAGTCTACTTCTCTTAAGAGATAAATATGGTTTTGAGAACGATCAAACAACCTTAAAAGTATATCTATCTAGAGAAGATATTGCTAATTTGTCGAATATGACAACCTCAAATGCCATTCGAACGTTATCCACTTTCGCAAATGAAAAAGTAATCGCAATTGATGGACGTAAAATACGCCTAACTGATGTGAATGCTTTAGAAAAGATATCTATGCTTGGCTAA
- a CDS encoding nucleoside kinase: protein MNISIYCTNTDVYKTYPLGITLEEIAEDQNIKIESDLLGAMVNNRCKSLDYTVVKPKTITFFGYDHPEGRRMYAKSLSFMLWVASLRCFPDHTLSIRNSVSGGYYCKLDNIDTLPINYHEILKGEMERLVLEAIPFHRHLYPIEQCSKILSKEKLYAKKRLFEEYGNLYAPLNEFNGHHNFFYNHLVPNSSHLKSFDIELYSDGFILRLPTKNNHGELEPIKNQQKLFQTIRYHKNWANNLNARNLSQLNDCKYRNWDRDLIKIAEAFHEKEIARIADKIVQSRDSIKMVLIAGPSSSGKTTFSKRLGIQLSVLGCTPKQISLDDFFVNRVETPLDEKGEYDFEAFEAIDKAFLNHQLDTLFSGEEITKHRFDFTLGERVKTLEKMKLEAHDILIIEGIHALNPQLVSDIEQKHIFKIFISALTPISLDEHNYIPSTDNRLIRRIVRDSKFRNYNASETIKRWPSVRNGEEKHIFPYQEEADIMFNSALIYELSVLKPYLVYRLQSVKEREPEYAEAKRLLNFISYFRSYNASEIPPTSILREFLGGSSFEY, encoded by the coding sequence ATGAATATATCGATTTATTGCACCAACACCGATGTATATAAAACATACCCTCTAGGCATTACATTAGAGGAGATTGCTGAAGACCAAAATATAAAGATCGAAAGTGATCTTCTTGGAGCAATGGTAAATAACCGTTGTAAATCATTGGACTACACTGTAGTCAAACCCAAAACAATTACATTCTTTGGTTACGATCATCCCGAAGGTAGAAGGATGTATGCTAAATCTCTTTCATTCATGCTTTGGGTTGCTTCGTTACGTTGTTTTCCTGACCACACGCTATCAATAAGAAACTCTGTTTCGGGAGGTTACTATTGTAAGTTGGATAATATTGATACATTACCTATAAATTATCATGAAATATTAAAAGGAGAAATGGAACGACTTGTACTTGAAGCCATTCCATTCCACCGTCACCTATATCCAATTGAGCAATGTTCTAAAATTCTTTCAAAGGAGAAATTATATGCAAAAAAAAGACTCTTCGAAGAATATGGTAACTTATATGCACCTCTAAATGAGTTCAATGGACACCATAACTTTTTCTATAATCACCTTGTTCCAAACAGTTCCCATCTTAAATCTTTTGATATAGAACTCTATTCCGATGGTTTTATACTAAGACTACCAACTAAGAATAACCATGGAGAGTTAGAACCAATAAAGAATCAACAGAAATTATTTCAGACAATTAGGTATCATAAGAATTGGGCGAATAATCTTAATGCAAGAAACCTATCTCAACTTAATGACTGTAAATACCGAAACTGGGATAGAGATCTTATTAAAATTGCAGAGGCATTCCATGAAAAAGAGATTGCTCGTATCGCAGATAAAATAGTACAATCTCGTGACTCGATCAAGATGGTATTAATTGCAGGTCCTTCTAGTTCAGGAAAAACTACATTTAGCAAGAGACTAGGAATACAGCTTTCAGTGCTTGGATGTACACCCAAACAGATTTCACTAGATGACTTCTTCGTGAACCGAGTAGAAACACCTTTAGATGAAAAAGGGGAATATGACTTCGAAGCATTTGAAGCTATCGATAAAGCATTCCTAAACCATCAACTTGATACTCTTTTTAGTGGCGAGGAGATTACAAAACATCGTTTTGACTTCACACTAGGGGAAAGAGTGAAGACTCTTGAAAAGATGAAGTTAGAAGCTCATGATATTTTAATCATAGAAGGAATACATGCGCTGAACCCACAATTGGTAAGTGACATCGAACAGAAGCATATTTTTAAAATATTTATTTCTGCACTCACACCAATATCATTAGATGAACACAACTATATTCCTTCGACAGACAATCGTTTAATTCGTAGAATTGTAAGGGATAGTAAATTCCGTAATTACAATGCTTCTGAAACCATTAAGCGATGGCCTAGTGTAAGAAATGGGGAAGAAAAACATATTTTCCCGTATCAAGAGGAGGCTGATATAATGTTTAATTCGGCACTAATATATGAACTAAGTGTATTGAAACCTTATTTGGTTTACCGATTACAAAGTGTGAAAGAGAGAGAACCAGAATATGCAGAGGCTAAAAGACTTCTAAACTTCATATCTTACTTTAGAAGCTATAATGCTTCTGAAATACCACCAACGTCCATATTAAGGGAGTTCTTAGGTGGCAGTAGCTTTGAATATTAA